One genomic region from Methanoculleus sp. SDB encodes:
- a CDS encoding cobalamin biosynthesis protein CbiN, with translation MKHGLELVVAVVLIIFATLFLVQNAQIQATLGEDEEAWGGADGTAAEIIEASGYEPWFTPIWEPPSGEIESLFFSLQAAIGAIIIGYFFGYYRGKNQNA, from the coding sequence ATGAAGCACGGACTGGAACTGGTCGTTGCCGTTGTCCTCATCATCTTCGCGACACTCTTTCTCGTGCAGAACGCCCAAATCCAGGCAACACTGGGTGAAGACGAGGAGGCATGGGGCGGTGCCGACGGCACTGCGGCGGAGATTATCGAGGCATCGGGGTATGAACCATGGTTTACACCGATCTGGGAGCCCCCGAGTGGAGAGATCGAATCCCTATTTTTCAGCCTTCAGGCTGCAATAGGTGCGATCATCATCGGGTATTTCTTCGGTTATTACC
- a CDS encoding cobalamin biosynthesis protein CbiM (catalyzes the ATP-dependent transport of cobalt) codes for MHIMEGFLPSPWWQIWFLISAPFLIYGMYELRRIYEERRETLPLLAVAGAFIFVLSSLKLPSVTGSCSHPTGTGLGAIIFGPFITSVLGLIVLIYQALFLAHGGLTTLGANVFSMGIAGPLLAYGIYRAGTKAGINTFVVVFLAAALADLFTYIITSLQLALAFPAEAGGIMTSFLAFGTVFAITQIPLAIIEGLIIALIFKYIIAVRPDLLVRLDVLSQAAVTRIREALA; via the coding sequence CTCCCCAGTCCATGGTGGCAGATATGGTTCCTCATCTCTGCACCCTTTCTTATCTATGGTATGTACGAGTTGCGGCGGATTTATGAAGAGCGGCGTGAGACGCTGCCGCTGCTTGCCGTTGCAGGGGCTTTCATCTTCGTCCTTTCATCGCTCAAACTGCCCTCGGTAACCGGCAGCTGCTCACATCCGACGGGCACGGGTCTCGGAGCGATCATCTTTGGTCCGTTCATTACCTCCGTCCTCGGACTGATTGTACTCATCTACCAGGCGCTCTTCCTTGCTCACGGGGGACTTACCACCCTTGGCGCCAATGTCTTTTCGATGGGTATCGCCGGTCCGCTGCTTGCGTACGGTATCTATCGTGCAGGTACGAAGGCGGGAATTAACACGTTCGTTGTCGTATTTCTCGCCGCCGCCCTCGCCGACCTCTTCACGTACATTATCACCTCACTCCAGCTCGCCCTTGCCTTCCCTGCCGAAGCAGGCGGCATTATGACCTCATTTCTCGCATTCGGGACGGTTTTTGCCATCACCCAGATCCCCCTCGCAATTATCGAAGGCCTGATAATTGCACTGATATTTAAGTATATCATCGCAGTTCGTCCTGATCTGCTTGTGCGGCTGGATGTGCTCAGCCAGGCAGCAGTCACCAGGATCAGGGAGGCACTCGCATGA